One genomic region from Leptospira tipperaryensis encodes:
- a CDS encoding N-acyl amino acid synthase FeeM domain-containing protein produces the protein MNSEETLVSNIKNVKQYAPSTERRQHGRIDVRMGGDILLFASHPTWKEPKEFRVLDYSSLGLGIESLSKDLHLLSEDLKENISVMVDFRLSPKDTNPYNFNCRIANKSQKEEQPLRLGLHRILGSEDLFQDRSETMMEISDQIPLFGLMDHPFLYDQTSLIKVKRIARKRFLIENYDQSLAIFPSMDIVFSLNLFSGNEPIHAKVEAVQPIAGGISFLANIDFLSENTEKAIVRYFLRLIDIGPFALRKLGFNTANIKNIMTYRFVKSQQEYVEVLKLRKLAYSAVKKLKKEAELSDVSHWYDPNSRIITAWHHNRLIGSANVFFANGEDIPFELQRHIKPEEFKKLPNARDMIEVVGLCMHHDYRKSDILMGIFERIFHVLITTNKSYIIAATDPYLWKVYEPLGFEKTGIKYTLRKNDRDLVLDVIMVHRRVGTYGGLKLDPMRWNELYRDMSKYLDGQGVLPKTMGYKILSPIYKTYIEYAKFMDNSQRMIKETQNGIIQSSIVKKVLDYEIIKRFIDSYQAEVAKNNINSDSDISD, from the coding sequence ATGAACAGTGAAGAAACCCTAGTTTCAAACATCAAGAATGTAAAACAATATGCGCCTTCTACGGAAAGAAGACAACACGGTCGGATCGACGTTCGTATGGGCGGGGATATATTATTATTTGCTTCTCATCCCACTTGGAAGGAACCAAAAGAGTTCCGGGTTCTAGATTATTCTTCGCTCGGCTTGGGAATAGAAAGCCTGAGTAAGGATCTCCATTTGTTAAGCGAAGATCTCAAAGAGAATATTTCAGTCATGGTCGACTTTCGTTTATCCCCGAAAGATACGAATCCTTATAATTTCAATTGTCGCATCGCAAACAAATCGCAAAAGGAAGAACAACCTCTTAGATTGGGCCTCCATAGGATTTTAGGCTCCGAAGATCTTTTTCAAGACAGATCGGAAACGATGATGGAGATCTCGGATCAGATCCCTCTTTTCGGATTGATGGATCACCCTTTTCTCTATGATCAAACCTCTCTCATCAAAGTTAAAAGAATCGCGAGAAAACGATTTCTCATCGAGAACTACGATCAATCATTGGCGATTTTTCCATCGATGGACATCGTATTCAGCCTTAATCTTTTTAGCGGAAATGAACCGATTCACGCAAAGGTCGAAGCTGTTCAACCCATTGCCGGCGGAATCAGCTTTTTAGCAAACATCGACTTTCTTTCGGAAAATACGGAAAAGGCAATCGTAAGATACTTTCTTCGTTTGATCGATATCGGTCCGTTTGCTCTTCGCAAACTCGGATTCAATACCGCCAACATAAAGAACATCATGACGTATCGATTCGTCAAATCTCAGCAAGAATACGTTGAAGTTTTGAAGTTAAGAAAACTTGCATATTCGGCTGTAAAAAAATTAAAAAAAGAAGCCGAACTCTCAGACGTATCACATTGGTATGATCCTAATAGTAGAATTATTACCGCTTGGCATCACAATCGTTTGATCGGAAGCGCCAACGTATTCTTTGCGAACGGAGAGGATATTCCTTTCGAATTGCAAAGACATATCAAACCGGAAGAATTCAAAAAACTACCAAACGCCAGGGATATGATAGAAGTGGTCGGCTTGTGTATGCATCACGATTATCGGAAAAGCGATATTTTGATGGGGATCTTTGAACGAATCTTTCATGTTTTGATTACTACAAACAAATCCTATATCATCGCGGCGACCGATCCTTATTTATGGAAAGTTTATGAACCGCTGGGTTTTGAGAAAACTGGAATCAAATATACGCTTCGAAAAAACGATCGAGATTTGGTTTTAGACGTGATTATGGTTCACAGAAGAGTAGGAACTTACGGCGGACTCAAACTGGATCCGATGCGATGGAACGAACTTTATAGAGATATGTCAAAGTATCTGGATGGACAAGGCGTTTTGCCAAAAACGATGGGATATAAAATTCTATCGCCAATCTATAAAACATATATTGAATATGCTAAATTTATGGATAACTCGCAAAGAATGATCAAAGAAACTCAGAATGGGATCATTCAATCCAGCATTGTAAAAAAGGTATTGGACTACGAGATCATCAAACGTTTTATAGACAGTTATCAGGCCGAAGTGGCAAAGAATAATATCAATTCCGATTCAGACATTAGCGATTAA
- a CDS encoding alpha/beta hydrolase, which yields MRRIVILISLFSIFYALAVFYFSDQIIHFKKKTLEEDQREQDIPSLAKFGLDDRPSEVTIPLKDVTIRAWLFEPKHKNRCGSVITHGYTVTRYSVLKYAQFFYRLGCPSLVYDVRYHGLSSGDSSTYGYYEKDDLLQIIQWFKNRTGLKSSEIAIAGQSMGAAISLLAVAKSKERYSFLLADSSYSQATVVFRERAVVLYSKLILTMLPSAIWLASVRSGADLQDSSPESFAEMIQTPTLLMHSAADVATLPSHSERIFSKLSVKEKEIHLTQWNAKHSENWNRNPQEYEKMIRSFIIRYRIAPFYNLINR from the coding sequence ATGAGACGAATCGTAATTCTTATAAGTTTATTTTCGATTTTTTATGCATTAGCCGTATTTTATTTTTCCGATCAGATCATACACTTTAAGAAAAAAACGTTAGAAGAGGATCAAAGGGAGCAAGATATTCCTTCTCTCGCCAAATTTGGGTTAGACGATCGCCCTTCTGAGGTAACGATTCCGTTAAAAGACGTAACCATTCGCGCCTGGTTGTTTGAACCGAAACACAAAAATCGTTGTGGGTCCGTAATTACACACGGTTATACGGTAACTCGTTACTCAGTACTCAAGTATGCACAGTTCTTTTACAGACTTGGGTGTCCTTCTTTAGTTTATGATGTTCGTTATCACGGTCTTAGCTCCGGAGATTCTTCCACATACGGTTATTATGAAAAAGACGATCTTTTACAAATCATTCAGTGGTTTAAAAATAGAACCGGTTTGAAGTCCTCGGAAATTGCGATTGCAGGTCAATCGATGGGAGCTGCGATTTCGCTTTTGGCTGTTGCAAAGTCCAAAGAACGATATTCGTTCTTACTCGCGGATTCTTCTTATAGTCAAGCAACAGTCGTTTTTCGTGAAAGGGCCGTTGTGTTATATTCCAAACTTATACTTACGATGTTGCCTTCCGCAATCTGGCTTGCCTCGGTTCGATCCGGAGCCGATTTACAAGATTCTTCTCCCGAATCCTTTGCTGAGATGATTCAGACTCCAACCTTGCTGATGCATTCCGCAGCCGACGTCGCCACGTTACCTTCTCATTCGGAAAGAATTTTTTCTAAGCTTTCCGTAAAAGAAAAAGAAATTCACCTAACACAATGGAATGCAAAACACAGTGAGAACTGGAATCGCAATCCTCAAGAGTATGAGAAGATGATTCGATCCTTTATCATTCGATATCGGATCGCCCCCTTTTATAATCTTATTAATCGCTAA
- a CDS encoding dual specificity protein phosphatase family protein, with amino-acid sequence MQIPKAILLTQCLQNDFTALLEKYDPLPNALHVGYQEAKRLLGEMVEYGPVHSLIEWAYSVKPEDLWIIHIRDWHDASDSSQKDHLEQFGQHCIQNTKGAEFVFESWIQEEQKKRHQIVNASGLNDFVKTDLEEILRPLKGHSLKIGISGVWTEAKVQFLAYDIKTRYPEWEIAICPALTASSSIGMHFIALDQMKEILGIKIFPSIGAFTSFLSGSVPNLEKKITHSRISTDHFRYEDDYKVNETDEKLLLYLFRDCKNVEFKCLDGGFSGNVVLKSKSIDHIGHSQVPSVIKIGSRDLIARERISFERIEEVLGNNAPSIVDFAELENRGAIKYRYAAMLEGNVRTFQKTYEATENVQELKKILDIVFLKQLAKLYDASVQEKLNLLEYYDFQSKYAPGVRKRVESISGKPAIGDTIEIESGVIVPNVCKFYEEDLVTLKEYAAVSHYTSYIHGDLNGANIILDAQNNVWLIDFFHTHKGHILKDLIKLENDILYIFTKIQNSEEWREAIKLSDALLKVSDLGVPLPLNPEKPWKYPKIDKAYSIIAHLRSYYPFLIKMDRDPYQLHTGALRYAMHTLSFDESNEWQKKWALYSGTLCITGIREYIQKSKTLRIDYLKSDSQRGDLSRIGLTILPGRKDRERNLKEDVETIQKEGITHILCLLTENEFSEYGVKDLKEEYKNRGLDVYYCPVLDQTAPLIEQAIPVLKWMDQALSKKGKLLIHCVGGLGRSGTLAAAYTIWKEKISSSEAISLVRESRSERAIESKVQEEFLSDFETRILDDIILN; translated from the coding sequence ATGCAAATTCCAAAAGCGATTCTTTTGACTCAGTGTCTTCAAAACGACTTTACTGCTCTTCTTGAAAAATACGACCCTCTTCCCAATGCCTTGCACGTCGGTTACCAAGAAGCAAAACGATTGTTAGGCGAGATGGTCGAGTACGGTCCGGTTCATTCTTTGATTGAATGGGCCTATTCGGTAAAACCGGAAGATCTCTGGATCATTCACATTCGAGACTGGCACGACGCTTCGGATTCTTCCCAAAAAGATCATCTCGAACAATTCGGGCAACACTGTATTCAAAATACAAAAGGAGCTGAATTCGTATTTGAATCTTGGATCCAAGAAGAACAAAAGAAAAGACATCAAATCGTAAACGCATCTGGATTGAATGATTTCGTAAAAACGGATTTAGAAGAAATCTTAAGACCGCTCAAAGGACATTCTTTAAAAATCGGAATTTCGGGAGTTTGGACCGAAGCCAAAGTTCAATTTCTTGCATACGACATCAAAACAAGATATCCCGAATGGGAAATCGCGATTTGCCCTGCATTGACCGCCTCTTCTTCCATTGGAATGCACTTTATCGCTTTGGATCAGATGAAAGAAATTTTAGGAATAAAAATTTTTCCTTCCATCGGAGCTTTTACTTCTTTCTTAAGCGGAAGCGTTCCGAATTTAGAAAAGAAAATCACACATTCTAGAATATCCACGGATCATTTTCGATACGAAGACGACTACAAAGTCAATGAGACCGACGAAAAACTCCTCCTCTATCTTTTTAGAGATTGCAAAAACGTGGAATTCAAATGTCTGGACGGCGGCTTTTCGGGTAATGTCGTATTAAAATCCAAGTCCATAGATCATATCGGACACAGCCAGGTTCCTTCGGTGATCAAGATCGGTTCCCGAGATCTCATCGCCAGGGAAAGAATTTCCTTTGAAAGAATCGAAGAAGTCTTGGGAAACAACGCTCCTTCCATCGTTGACTTTGCGGAATTAGAGAACAGAGGAGCGATTAAATACCGTTATGCGGCAATGTTGGAAGGGAATGTTCGGACGTTTCAAAAAACGTATGAGGCGACCGAAAACGTTCAAGAATTAAAAAAAATTCTGGATATTGTATTTTTAAAACAATTAGCAAAACTCTACGACGCGTCGGTCCAAGAAAAATTAAACCTATTAGAATATTATGATTTTCAATCTAAATACGCGCCCGGAGTAAGAAAAAGGGTCGAATCGATTTCAGGAAAACCGGCGATTGGTGATACGATTGAAATCGAATCGGGAGTGATCGTTCCAAACGTTTGCAAATTTTACGAAGAAGACCTGGTTACTCTCAAAGAATATGCAGCAGTTTCACACTACACTTCTTATATTCACGGAGATCTGAACGGCGCCAACATCATCTTAGACGCTCAGAACAACGTCTGGTTGATCGATTTTTTTCACACTCACAAAGGACATATCCTAAAGGATTTGATCAAGCTCGAAAACGATATCCTCTATATCTTTACTAAGATTCAAAACTCGGAAGAATGGAGGGAAGCGATCAAGCTCAGCGACGCCCTTCTCAAAGTTTCCGATCTTGGAGTTCCGCTTCCCCTAAACCCGGAAAAACCCTGGAAATATCCTAAGATCGACAAGGCCTATTCGATTATAGCACATCTTCGATCGTATTATCCTTTTCTTATAAAGATGGACCGAGATCCGTATCAACTGCATACGGGAGCTTTACGTTACGCAATGCATACTCTTTCTTTCGACGAATCGAACGAGTGGCAGAAAAAATGGGCGCTCTACTCGGGAACCCTTTGTATCACCGGAATCAGAGAATACATTCAAAAATCAAAGACCCTCCGAATCGATTATCTCAAATCCGATTCGCAACGAGGGGATCTTTCTCGGATCGGACTCACGATTCTTCCCGGTCGAAAGGATCGAGAACGAAATTTAAAAGAAGACGTCGAAACGATTCAGAAAGAAGGAATCACTCACATCCTTTGCCTTCTTACTGAAAATGAATTTTCCGAATACGGAGTGAAGGATCTTAAAGAAGAATACAAAAACCGAGGACTTGACGTTTACTATTGCCCGGTCTTGGATCAAACCGCGCCGTTGATCGAACAGGCAATTCCCGTTCTAAAATGGATGGACCAAGCACTTTCCAAAAAAGGAAAGCTCCTCATTCATTGTGTCGGCGGCTTGGGACGTTCCGGAACTCTCGCAGCGGCGTATACGATCTGGAAAGAAAAAATAAGTTCGAGCGAAGCCATTTCTTTGGTTCGAGAATCCAGAAGTGAAAGAGCGATCGAATCCAAGGTTCAAGAAGAATTCTTATCCGATTTTGAAACAAGAATACTCGATGACATAATTCTAAATTAG
- a CDS encoding adenylate/guanylate cyclase domain-containing protein, which produces MILFRFYQKKVLIFLGLIFVLNQCLTEVERPQVSASSGVLDLSSWNFEEYGPVAMQGDWVFRWNEFSENQDIGPEKNRLMPVPKAWTRIQTPEGKNYPGTGIATYFLKVILPPSQDLRKFALLAETSETAYEIWIDGKKIGAHGVPGKTQDTSVPEWNVRVIPFQIQKNEFQIRIPLSNFYHARGGLTARLIFGNEDQVIRLRERRITMDIFLLGFLVAMAFYHFTLYFLRKKDAALLYFGIICFVFCFRELSTSQNLIQVIFPGINYHFHMRIVYLSFYLIPPLATSFLRALFPDEVKKEISYAVVFIASIFSLVVVSQDPVLFTGTIEYYYVFTFLCFAYGFYVLVFALIRKKPGSIAILIGLFLFFLAYSQDIFYNKRIIPTFILAPFGLIAFIFSEAYLLAKRYSLAFDAVEDMSESLKKVNSSYGLFVPRELLKILNKHDILEIKLGDTVEEEMSLLYNEIRAFSDMSEKMNGKENFEFINSFLGKVGPIIREKDGFIDKYFGEAFLALFPPEPEKALDSAVEIQRILREFNRERIANGKDPVRSGSGIHTGPILLGTIGEAERMESTVISSSVSVVTKIGQLSRTYESSLLITDSTLFRLTNSSKYHYRVVDRIQIRDQKTVHTVLEVFNGLSENLIDSYMNTREEFERGILMFREKHFEEACVVFNRILEKNRADQAARVYLEKSVHHCRFGVPENWQGVTLLGE; this is translated from the coding sequence GAATACGGTCCTGTTGCGATGCAAGGGGATTGGGTTTTTCGTTGGAATGAGTTCTCCGAAAATCAGGATATCGGACCGGAAAAAAATAGGCTTATGCCGGTTCCGAAGGCGTGGACTCGGATTCAAACCCCCGAAGGAAAAAATTATCCCGGCACAGGAATCGCAACATACTTTTTGAAAGTGATTTTACCTCCGAGTCAAGATCTTAGAAAGTTCGCTCTTCTCGCGGAAACTTCGGAAACGGCCTATGAGATTTGGATCGACGGAAAAAAAATCGGAGCGCACGGGGTTCCCGGAAAAACGCAAGATACGTCGGTTCCCGAATGGAACGTTAGAGTTATTCCTTTTCAAATTCAGAAAAACGAATTTCAGATTCGGATTCCTCTTTCCAATTTTTATCACGCGAGAGGAGGTCTCACTGCGCGTTTGATTTTTGGAAACGAGGATCAAGTGATTCGACTGAGAGAAAGAAGAATTACGATGGATATTTTTCTTCTCGGCTTCCTCGTCGCGATGGCCTTCTATCATTTTACTCTTTATTTTTTGAGAAAGAAAGACGCGGCTCTTTTGTATTTTGGAATCATTTGTTTTGTCTTTTGTTTTCGAGAACTTAGTACGAGTCAGAATCTCATACAAGTGATCTTTCCGGGGATCAACTATCATTTCCACATGAGAATCGTCTATCTCAGTTTTTATCTCATTCCACCGCTCGCCACTTCCTTTTTGCGCGCCTTGTTTCCGGACGAAGTAAAGAAAGAAATCAGTTACGCTGTGGTTTTTATCGCTTCGATATTTTCTTTGGTCGTGGTTTCTCAAGATCCGGTTTTGTTTACGGGAACGATCGAATACTATTACGTATTTACATTTTTATGTTTTGCTTATGGGTTTTACGTTTTGGTCTTTGCACTGATCCGCAAAAAGCCCGGATCGATTGCGATTCTGATCGGTTTGTTTCTTTTCTTTTTGGCGTATAGTCAGGACATTTTTTACAATAAAAGAATCATTCCGACGTTCATCCTTGCGCCATTCGGTTTAATCGCGTTTATTTTCTCCGAAGCCTATCTTCTTGCAAAAAGATATTCTCTTGCGTTCGACGCCGTGGAAGATATGTCCGAAAGTTTGAAAAAGGTGAACTCTTCTTACGGTCTTTTTGTTCCGAGAGAACTTTTAAAAATATTAAATAAACATGATATTCTTGAAATAAAACTCGGAGATACGGTGGAAGAGGAGATGAGTCTTCTTTATAACGAGATCCGCGCGTTTTCAGATATGTCCGAGAAGATGAATGGAAAAGAAAATTTTGAATTCATCAATTCTTTCTTGGGAAAGGTCGGTCCGATTATCCGGGAAAAAGACGGGTTTATCGATAAGTATTTTGGAGAAGCCTTTTTAGCCTTATTTCCGCCTGAACCCGAGAAGGCATTGGACAGCGCGGTCGAGATCCAACGAATTCTAAGAGAATTCAATCGGGAAAGAATTGCGAATGGAAAAGACCCGGTTCGTTCCGGAAGCGGCATCCATACGGGACCGATTTTATTAGGGACGATTGGAGAAGCGGAAAGAATGGAAAGCACCGTCATTTCCTCTTCCGTAAGCGTGGTAACTAAAATAGGACAACTCAGTCGGACGTATGAGTCGTCTTTACTCATCACGGATTCAACTCTATTTCGTTTAACAAATTCTTCTAAATATCATTACCGGGTTGTGGATCGGATTCAGATTCGAGATCAGAAAACGGTTCACACGGTCTTGGAAGTGTTTAACGGACTTTCAGAAAACCTGATTGATTCTTACATGAATACTCGGGAAGAATTTGAGCGCGGAATTCTTATGTTTCGAGAAAAACATTTCGAAGAAGCCTGCGTGGTTTTTAATCGAATTCTCGAAAAAAATCGAGCGGACCAGGCCGCGAGGGTTTATCTTGAGAAGTCGGTTCACCACTGCCGATTCGGTGTTCCTGAGAACTGGCAGGGAGTAACTCTGCTTGGGGAATAA